One Helicoverpa armigera isolate CAAS_96S chromosome 12, ASM3070526v1, whole genome shotgun sequence DNA window includes the following coding sequences:
- the LOC110375177 gene encoding 60S ribosomal export protein NMD3, which translates to MEYISPESESALSGARILCCQCAVPIEPNPSNMCVACLRANVDISEGIPKQATLFFCRGCERYLQPPAEWVVAALESRELLALCLKKLKGLNRVKLIDAGFAWTEPHSKRIKVKLTVQGEVMGGAVLQQTFIVEFCIQHQMCDACHRSEAQDYWRALVQVRQRANNRKTFYYLEQLILKHKAHENTLGIKPKHDGLDFFYSSENHARKMVDFIQSVLPIKCQHSKKLISHDIHSNIYNYKFTFSIEIVPLSKDSVVCLPKKLTQQLGSISPICLVNRVTSTIHLIDARTGQVCDVSATVYWRNPFSPICNPKQLVEYIVMDIDILKEHEKKSFPGQGMVSSKHVVADVWVVKASELGLDVNPVHTRTHLGHILKPGDTVLGYNIGDSNVNDVNFDKLDRSVIPDVFLVKKHYGEKSARRRARAWKLKHMAEELHEGLSSTNEDYNDFLDDLEEDPAFRQNVNIFKDENKIPVDTDEIDPALPRITLAEMLDDLVIEDVDMTEV; encoded by the exons ATGGAATACATATCGCCTGAAAGTGAATCCGCTCTGAGTGGGGCACGAAT ATTATGTTGCCAATGTGCAGTGCCTATAGAGCCCAACCCCTCTAATATGTGTGTGGCATGCCTCCGGGCCAATGTGGATATTTCTGAAGGTATACCCAAGCAGGCAACCCTTTTCTTCTGCAGAGGATGTGAGAG gTATTTACAACCTCCAGCAGAATGGGTGGTAGCTGCCTTGGAGTCCAGGGAACTCCTAGCTCTCTGTCTCAAGAAGTTGAAGGGTTTAAACAGAGTCAAACTCATTGATGCAGGCTTTGCTTGGACTGAACCACATTCCAAGAGAATAAAG GTCAAACTGACAGTACAAGGAGAAGTAATGGGAGGTGCAGTTCTTCAACAAACATTCATTGTTGAATTCTGCATACAACATCAGATGTGTGATGCTTGCCACCGCTCTGAGGCACAAGACTACTGGCGTGCTTTAGTACAAGTGAGGCAGAGGGCCAACAACAGAAAGACTTTCTACTACTTAGAACAGCTTATTCTGAAACATAAGGCTCATGAAAATACTCTTGGTATTAAGCCTAAACATG ACGGATTAGATTTCTTCTACTCATCAGAGAACCATGCTCGTAAAATGGTGGACTTCATCCAATCAGTGCTGCCTATTAAATGCCAACATTCCAAGAAGCTTATATCACATGACATACACAGTAACATTTATAACTACAAGTTCACATTTAGTATTGAGATTGTGCCTTTGTCTAAGGACAGTGTTGTGTGCCTGCCTAAGAAACTGACACAGCAGCTGGGCTCTATATCTCCGATCTGTTTAGTTAACAGAGTTACTAGTACTATTCACTTGATTGATGCTAGGACTGGACAAG TTTGTGATGTGTCAGCAACAGTTTATTGGAGGAATCCATTCTCTCCAATTTGTAATCCTAAGCAACTTGTGGAATATATTGTGATGGACATTGACATATTAAAAGAACAT GAAAAGAAGTCATTCCCTGGCCAAGGCATGGTATCCAGCAAGCATGTGGTAGCAGATGTGTGGGTGGTCAAAGCCAGTGAACTTGGTTTAGATGTCAACCCAGTACACACTAGAACACATCTGGGACATATTTTGAAGCCTGGCGATACTGTACTTGG CTACAACATCGGCGATTCAAACGTCAACGATGTTAACTTTGATAAGCTAGACCGCAGCGTCATTCCTGACGTATTTTTGGTCAAGAAGCACTATGGTGAGAAGTCTGCCAGAAGACGCGCCCGCGCTTGGAAACTCAAACATATGGCTGAGGAGTTACACGAAGGACTTAGCTCTACTAATGA GGATTACAACGACTTCTTGGATGATTTAGAGGAAGATCCGGCATTTAGACAGAACGTCAATATATTTAAGGATGAGAACAAGATACCTGTGGACACCGATGAGATAGACCCGGCACTCCCGCGCATCACTCTCGCCGAAATGTTGGACGATTTGGTCATTGAAGATGTAGATATGACAGAAGTGTAA
- the LOC110375167 gene encoding ATP synthase subunit beta, mitochondrial: protein MFSTACRAGRLATRTVVNNTSDKAPLVAAPIVNKRDYAAKAAAGKGQGKVVAVIGAVVDVQFEDNLPPILNALEVQNRQPRLVLEVAQHLGENTVRTIAMDGTEGLVRGQPVQDCGSPIRIPVGAETLGRIINVIGEPIDERGPIPTDKTAAIHAEAPEFVDMSVQQEILVTGIKVVDLLAPYAKGGKIGLFGGAGVGKTVLIMELINNVAKAHGGYSVFAGVGERTREGNDLYQEMIESGVISLKDKTSKVSLVYGQMNEPPGARARVALTGLTVAEYFRDQEGQDVLLFIDNIFRFTQAGSEVSALLGRIPSAVGYQPTLATDMGTMQERITTTKKGSITSVQAIYVPADDLTDPAPATTFAHLDATTVLSRAIAELGIYPAVDPLDSTSRIMDPNIIGAEHYNVARGVQKILQDYKSLQDIIAILGMDELSEEDKLTVARARKIQRFLSQPFQVAEVFTGHAGKLVPLEETIKGFSKILQGEYDHLPEVAFYMVGPIEEVVAKAETLAKS from the coding sequence ATGTTCTCTACCGCCTGCAGGGCCGGCCGTTTGGCCACAAGGACGGTAGTCAATAATACCTCCGACAAAGCACCTTTAGTCGCAGCACCCATCGTGAACAAACGTGATTATGCAGCTAAAGCCGCCGCTGGCAAAGGGCAAGGTAAGGTAGTCGCTGTTATCGGTGCCGTAGTGGACGTTCAGTTCGAAGACAACCTGCCACCCATCCTAAATGCCCTCGAAGTACAAAACCGTCAACCCCGGCTGGTGCTGGAGGTGGCGCAGCACTTGGGAGAGAACACCGTCCGCACCATCGCTATGGACGGTACCGAGGGTCTGGTCCGCGGCCAGCCCGTACAGGACTGCGGCTCGCCCATCCGTATCCCCGTGGGCGCGGAGACCCTCGGCCGCATCATCAACGTCATCGGTGAGCCCATCGACGAGCGCGGCCCCATCCCCACTGACAAGACCGCCGCCATCCACGCCGAGGCGCCCGAGTTCGTAGACATGTCTGTCCAGCAGGAGATCCTCGTCACCGGCATCAAGGTCGTCGACCTGCTCGCCCCCTACGCCAAGGGAGGAAAGATCGGTCTGTTCGGTGGTGCTGGAGTCGGTAAGACTGTACTCATTATGGAGCTGATCAACAACGTCGCCAAGGCTCACGGTGGTTACTCCGTGTTCGCCGGAGTGGGCGAGCGTACCCGTGAGGGTAACGACTTGTACCAGGAAATGATTGAGTCTGGAGTCATCTCCCTGAAGGACAAGACCTCCAAGGTATCTCTTGTGTACGGTCAGATGAACGAGCCCCCCGGCGCGCGTGCCCGTGTCGCTCTGACTGGTCTGACCGTTGCTGAATACTTCCGTGATCAGGAGGGACAGGATGTGCTGCTGTTCATTGACAACATTTTCCGTTTCACCCAGGCTGGTTCTGAGGTGTCTGCCCTGCTGGGTCGTATCCCCTCTGCTGTAGGTTACCAACCCACCTTGGCCACTGACATGGGTACCATGCAGGAGCGTATTACCACCACCAAGAAGGGATCCATCACCTCTGTGCAGGCTATCTACGTGCCCGCTGATGACTTGACTGACCCTGCACCTGCCACCACCTTCGCTCACTTGGACGCCACCACTGTACTGTCCCGTGCCATTGCTGAGCTGGGTATCTACCCTGCTGTGGACCCTCTTGACTCCACCTCCCGTATCATGGACCCCAACATTATTGGAGCTGAGCACTACAACGTTGCCCGTGGTGTCCAGAAGATCCTGCAGGACTACAAGTCACTCCAGGACATTATTGCTATCCTGGGTATGGATGAGTTGTCTGAAGAAGATAAGCTGACTGTGGCTCGTGCCCGTAAGATCCAGAGGTTCTTGTCTCAGCCTTTCCAGGTGGCTGAGGTGTTCACTGGACACGCTGGCAAACTGGTCCCCCTTGAGGAAACTATCAAGGGCTTCTCTAAAATCCTGCAGGGCGAGTATGATCATCTGCCTGAAGTAGCATTCTACATGGTCGGACCCATTGAGGAAGTTGTGGCTAAGGCTGAAACCCTTGCCAAatcgtaa
- the LOC110374954 gene encoding large ribosomal subunit protein eL24 isoform X3 yields MKIGLCAYSGYKIYPGHGKTMVKVDGKTFTFLNSKCEAAHLMRRNPRKVTWTVLYRRKFKKGQEEEQTKKRTRRTQKYQRAIVGASLSDIMAKRNMKPEVRKAQRDQAIKAAKEQKKSTKAAKKASAPAPKAKAAPKAKAAKVSQKSAPRVGGKR; encoded by the exons GATCGGACTGTGCGCGTACAGTGGTTACAAGATCTATCCTGGCCATGGAAAGACCATGGTTAAGGTGGACGGCAAG ACCTTCACATTCTTGAACTCAAAATGTGAGGCTGCACATTTGATGAGGAGGAATCCTCGTAAAGTGACATGGACTGTGCTGTACAG GCGCAAGTTCAAGAAGGGTCAAGAGGAAGAGCAGACCAAGAAGCGCACAAGGAGGACCCAGAAGTACCAGCGTGCTATCGTTGGTGCCTCCCTCAGCGACATCATGGCCAAGCGTAACATGAAGCCTGAAGTGCGCAAAGCTCAGAGAGATCAAGCTATCAA AGCCGCCAAGGAACAGAAGAAGTCCACAAAGGCCGCCAAGAAGGCTTCAGCACCAGCACCCAAGGCTAAGGCTGCACCTAAAGCCAAGGCCGCTAAAGTCAGTCAGAAATCTGCCCCCAGAGTAGGAGGCAAGCGATAA
- the LOC110374954 gene encoding large ribosomal subunit protein eL24 isoform X1 has protein sequence MKIGLCAYSGYKIYPGHGKTMVKVDGKTFTFLNSKCEAAHLMRRNPRKVTWTVLYRRKFKKGQEEEQTKKRTRRTQKYQRAIVGASLSDIMAKRNMKPEVRKAQRDQAIKAAKEQKKSTKAAKKASAPAPKAKAAPKAKAAKVSQKSAPRVGGKR, from the exons ATGAA GATCGGACTGTGCGCGTACAGTGGTTACAAGATCTATCCTGGCCATGGAAAGACCATGGTTAAGGTGGACGGCAAG ACCTTCACATTCTTGAACTCAAAATGTGAGGCTGCACATTTGATGAGGAGGAATCCTCGTAAAGTGACATGGACTGTGCTGTACAG GCGCAAGTTCAAGAAGGGTCAAGAGGAAGAGCAGACCAAGAAGCGCACAAGGAGGACCCAGAAGTACCAGCGTGCTATCGTTGGTGCCTCCCTCAGCGACATCATGGCCAAGCGTAACATGAAGCCTGAAGTGCGCAAAGCTCAGAGAGATCAAGCTATCAA AGCCGCCAAGGAACAGAAGAAGTCCACAAAGGCCGCCAAGAAGGCTTCAGCACCAGCACCCAAGGCTAAGGCTGCACCTAAAGCCAAGGCCGCTAAAGTCAGTCAGAAATCTGCCCCCAGAGTAGGAGGCAAGCGATAA
- the LOC110374750 gene encoding protein MIX23, with translation MFSQMSCPDFLEFQDILKKMRVMDDKILYALNTSIPTESFASKVDAHSACEDLYSQIQKGHSDRENVIKNCILATAETVKHLKTAKDKKPDDYEVLKNLKAEQKKLRLLQTELSVEEVIKEKTTKLFTEKCRSYYKPNNL, from the exons ATGTTTAGCCAAATGAGTTGCCCAGATTTTTTAGAATTTCAA GATATCCTGAAAAAAATGCGTGTTATGGATGATAAAATACTGTACGCCCTAAATACTTCCATACCAACAGAATCATTTGCAAGTAAAGTTGATGCTCATTCGGCTTGTGAAGACCTATACTCCCAAATCCAAAAAGGTCATTCTGACAGGGAGAACGTTATCAAAAATTGTATCTTAGCTACTGCGGAAACTGTTAAACATTTGAAAACAGCAAAAGATAAAAAACCTGATGATTATGAAGTattgaaaaatttaaaagctGAACAGAAAAAG TTGAGACTTTTGCAAACAGAGCTGAGTGTAGAGGAAGTTATCAAAGAAAAGACTACAAAGTTATTTACAGAGAAATGTAGAAGTTATTACAAACCCAACAACTTATGA
- the LOC110374760 gene encoding UPF0389 protein CG9231 yields the protein MNKILSLRLRTCVNSVRRNFCAPPPSNPSSASGSNPNMSMAPRYQPTDFQKFILVWTKKYKSKEEIPKYVSGEMIDKARSQARIKIANVLMLLTALASFGAILVGKSAAKRGESVHQYNLDWHKKYEEEFKAKEAAKAKNN from the exons atgaataaaatactgTCTTTAAGATTACGAACGTGTGTAAATTCTGTAAGGAGGAATTTTTGCGCACCACCTCCCAGCAACCCTAGTTCGGCTTCTGGATCGAATCCTAATATGAGTATGGCACCAAGATATCAACCTACTGACTTCCAGAAGTTCATTTTAGTATGGACCAAAAAGTACAAAAGCAAAGAAGAAATCCCCAAATACGTTTC GGGTGAAATGATAGACAAAGCTCGCAGTCAGGCCAGGATTAAGATAGCTAATGTGCTCATGCTACTCACAGCACTTGCTAGTTTCGGAGCTATTTTGGTGGGAAAATCTGCAGCTAAGAGAGGTGAATCCGTCCATCAGTACAACCTTGACTGgcacaaaaaatatgaagaagaGTTCAAAGCAAAGGAGGCTGCTAAGGCAAAAAATAACTAA